The nucleotide sequence CAGATGAGGGTTGCAACTGTGAAATGAAGAATTGGGGGGCGTTGCATTCTTTTTTCTCCCATAGAGTTTCAAAGATAGTGGCGGGTGTAAAAAATTGTACAGCATCCTGTTTTTTTATTGTTCTACTCCAACAGGATGAAGGTGTCAATCCCGTCATTTTCATATTTTGTTCTAAGCGCAGGCTCATGGCCTCTTACCTGAAAGTGGTTGGCGAAGCCGACCAGGTTTCTTCCCTCCTTTATGAGGACGAGGAGAAAAGTGCTTCTCTTGAAGATCTTAGGAAGAACTGCCAAGTGCTTGGATCGGATCCATTGCCGCCGCCTTACGGGCCGGGTAGATCCCGAAGAACAGGCCAGTGAGAAGGGATATGCCCAGAGGAAGGGCGAGCAGGGGTATGGAAAATCCAATGGGCCAGCCGGTCAGCATACCAAGGCATAAAGAGAGAAGGATGCCGCAGAGAATACCTATAATTCCGCCAATAAGGGTGAGCAAGATAGCCTCGCCCAGGAATTGGAGGAGGATATGTTCCGGGCGGGCACCTACTGCCCGCCGGAGGCCTATCTCATGGATGCGTTCGGAGATATTGGCGAGCATGATATTCATAATGCCTATGCCGCCGACAAAGAGGGTGATAGCGCCGATGATGCCGAAGACCAGATTAAAGATGCCCTGGATTTTCCTGGCCTGGGCCAGCATTTCCAGGGGAATGATGAGCTGAAAGTCATTTACCCCGTTATGGGCCATATGCAGGCTTCGGCGGAGGAGGGCAGCACAGGGTTTGACCTGATCCGGCTGTTTAACCTCAATAAGGAGCTCGGTCAGGGGGGCTGCCTCCTCGCTGTTGCCTTCCAGGGTGTCCAGGGGAAAGAAGATGCTGTTATTGAGGTTCTGCATGGTGACCTTGCCTTGTTCCGTATTCAATGCATCCTGCCGGGCAAGGATGCCAATGACCAGGAACAATTGCTCACCAATGCGGATCTCCTGGTTAAGCTGTCCTTTTTGGCCCAAGCTGATGGCGACCTGCCAGCCCAGTACGCAGACCTGCTGACGGCGCTCTGTGTCAGTCTCGCTGAGAAAGCGTCCC is from Candidatus Electrothrix sp. GW3-4 and encodes:
- a CDS encoding ABC transporter permease, with the protein product MAVYNKQGHRARVLLKSACLSLLQHKLRSLLSILGIVCGIMAVVAVIAIGKGAEQETMRHIEQMGITNIFIRADQLTEEQLHRAKQQHSAGLQNSDRERLRTNNPFLRNTAGARERTLNLTDLPRGLHPRLMECTASYGDILGIQMAQGRFLSETDTERRQQVCVLGWQVAISLGQKGQLNQEIRIGEQLFLVIGILARQDALNTEQGKVTMQNLNNSIFFPLDTLEGNSEEAAPLTELLIEVKQPDQVKPCAALLRRSLHMAHNGVNDFQLIIPLEMLAQARKIQGIFNLVFGIIGAITLFVGGIGIMNIMLANISERIHEIGLRRAVGARPEHILLQFLGEAILLTLIGGIIGILCGILLSLCLGMLTGWPIGFSIPLLALPLGISLLTGLFFGIYPARKAAAMDPIQALGSSS